A single Streptomyces mirabilis DNA region contains:
- a CDS encoding aminotransferase class V-fold PLP-dependent enzyme: MDERCSGPHSGPMETFESLVRAEFAPKNTYLNTASCGLLPARTVEAMRAAVESVADGRPSDMFDDVEAARAAFARLAGVPAGRVAAGASVAVYSGLIAASLPPGAEVLTAEDDFSSVVNPFHVRGDLKLRAVPLERIAESVRPGTALVAVSAAQSADGRIADLAGIARAAREHGARTYVDVSQAAGWLPMEADAYDFVSSVAFKWLVCPRGVAFLVVPEDFGGLTPVFAGWVAGEAPWDSCYGPVEELAHSARRFDESPSLFSYAGARHSLELVEELGVANVHAHDLALADRFRAGLQRLGHAPVSAPASPIVSVPGLGRRQPELSEAGVEVSDRAGNLRAAFHLYNTPADVDRLLDVLSG, translated from the coding sequence ATGGACGAGAGGTGCTCGGGGCCGCACAGTGGTCCCATGGAGACCTTCGAGAGCCTCGTACGAGCCGAGTTCGCCCCGAAGAACACCTATCTGAACACCGCGAGCTGCGGACTCCTGCCGGCGCGCACGGTCGAGGCCATGCGCGCCGCCGTCGAGTCCGTCGCCGACGGACGGCCGTCCGACATGTTCGACGACGTGGAGGCCGCCCGCGCCGCCTTCGCCCGGCTGGCCGGGGTCCCCGCGGGCCGGGTGGCGGCAGGGGCCTCGGTCGCCGTCTACAGCGGACTGATCGCCGCCTCGCTGCCGCCGGGTGCCGAAGTCCTCACCGCGGAGGACGACTTCAGCTCCGTCGTGAACCCCTTCCACGTCCGTGGCGACCTCAAGCTGCGCGCCGTACCGCTGGAGCGGATCGCCGAGTCCGTACGTCCGGGCACCGCGCTCGTCGCGGTCAGCGCCGCGCAGTCCGCGGACGGGCGGATCGCCGATCTGGCGGGCATCGCCCGGGCCGCGCGCGAGCACGGAGCACGTACGTACGTGGACGTGTCCCAGGCCGCCGGCTGGCTGCCGATGGAGGCCGACGCGTACGACTTCGTCTCCTCGGTCGCCTTCAAGTGGCTCGTCTGCCCTCGGGGCGTGGCCTTCCTGGTCGTTCCGGAGGACTTCGGCGGGCTCACTCCGGTGTTCGCCGGCTGGGTCGCGGGTGAGGCGCCCTGGGACAGCTGCTACGGCCCGGTGGAGGAACTCGCCCACTCGGCCCGGCGGTTCGACGAGAGCCCCAGCCTCTTCTCGTACGCGGGCGCCCGGCACTCGCTGGAGCTCGTCGAGGAGCTGGGCGTGGCGAACGTACACGCCCATGACCTCGCCCTCGCCGACCGTTTCCGCGCCGGGCTCCAGAGGCTCGGCCACGCACCGGTTTCCGCCCCCGCCTCGCCGATCGTGTCCGTGCCCGGACTCGGCCGACGCCAGCCGGAGCTGAGCGAGGCCGGGGTCGAGGTCTCCGACCGGGCGGGCAACCTTCGCGCGGCCTTCCACCTGTACAACACCCCCGCCGACGTCGACCGACTGCTGGACGTCCTGTCCGGCTGA
- a CDS encoding GNAT family N-acetyltransferase, with protein MISTPRGTGPLVIRTALPSEAATIADLHVRARATYYPDGLPEDGFDWLARWRGAIERPDGHVLCAVRDGHLVGIASFRTAEGAPADTVTLFQFHVAPDRWREGIGTALHTACLEQWRADGKHTATLDVHVDNARAQAFYARQGWVPDPENPPAEGDHHLFLRYAVAGE; from the coding sequence ATGATCAGCACACCCCGCGGCACCGGCCCCCTCGTCATCAGAACCGCGCTGCCCAGCGAGGCCGCCACCATCGCCGACCTCCACGTCCGCGCCCGTGCGACCTACTACCCGGACGGCCTGCCGGAAGACGGCTTCGACTGGCTCGCACGCTGGCGCGGTGCCATCGAGCGTCCCGACGGCCACGTCCTGTGCGCGGTGCGCGACGGACACCTCGTGGGCATCGCCTCCTTCCGTACCGCGGAGGGCGCCCCCGCCGACACCGTGACGCTCTTCCAGTTCCACGTGGCCCCCGACCGCTGGCGCGAAGGCATCGGCACCGCGCTGCACACGGCCTGCCTCGAACAGTGGCGGGCCGACGGCAAGCACACGGCCACCCTCGACGTCCACGTCGACAACGCCCGCGCCCAGGCCTTCTACGCCCGCCAGGGCTGGGTCCCGGACCCGGAGAACCCGCCCGCCGAAGGCGATCACCACCTCTTCCTGCGCTACGCCGTCGCCGGGGAATGA
- the thpD gene encoding ectoine hydroxylase — protein sequence MTTTTTTTTATTFTDLYPSRGTAEVSVPRQDPVVWGAPGTPGPVSVPDLQAYERDGFLAIEELIGEDDVALYRAELERMVTDPAIRADERSIVEPATQEIRSVFEVHRISEVFAALVRDERVVGRARQILGSDVYVHQSRINVKPGFGASGFYWHSDFETWHAEDGLPNMRTVSVSIALTENHDTNGGLMIMPGSHKTFLGCAGATPRDNYKKSLQMQDAGTPSDEALTRLADRHGIKLFTGRAGSATWFDCNCMHGSGDNITPFPRSNVFIVFNSVENAAVEPFAAPVRRPEFIGARDFTPVK from the coding sequence ATGACCACGACCACCACCACGACCACCGCGACCACCTTCACCGATCTCTACCCCAGCCGCGGCACCGCCGAGGTGTCCGTGCCCCGTCAGGACCCGGTCGTCTGGGGCGCGCCCGGCACTCCCGGGCCGGTCTCCGTGCCCGACCTCCAGGCCTACGAGCGTGACGGCTTCCTCGCGATCGAGGAACTGATCGGCGAGGACGACGTCGCCCTCTACCGGGCCGAGTTGGAGCGGATGGTCACCGATCCGGCGATCCGCGCCGACGAGCGCTCGATCGTCGAGCCCGCCACGCAGGAGATCCGGTCCGTCTTCGAGGTGCACCGGATCAGCGAGGTCTTCGCCGCGCTCGTACGCGACGAGCGGGTCGTCGGGCGGGCCCGGCAGATCCTCGGCTCGGACGTCTACGTCCACCAGTCGCGGATCAACGTCAAGCCGGGCTTCGGGGCCAGCGGGTTCTACTGGCACTCGGACTTCGAGACCTGGCACGCCGAGGACGGGCTGCCGAACATGCGGACCGTGTCCGTGTCGATCGCGCTGACCGAGAACCACGACACCAACGGCGGCCTCATGATCATGCCGGGGTCGCACAAGACGTTCCTCGGCTGTGCGGGGGCCACCCCGCGGGACAACTACAAGAAGTCGCTCCAGATGCAGGACGCGGGCACCCCGTCCGACGAGGCGCTCACCCGCCTCGCCGACCGGCACGGCATCAAGCTCTTCACGGGCCGGGCCGGTTCGGCGACCTGGTTCGACTGCAACTGCATGCACGGCTCCGGGGACAACATCACCCCGTTCCCGCGCAGCAACGTCTTCATCGTGTTCAACAGCGTGGAGAACGCGGCGGTGGAGCCGTTCGCGGCGCCGGTCCGCAGGCCCGAGTTCATCGGTGCCCGTGATTTCACGCCCGTGAAGTAG
- a CDS encoding GNAT family N-acetyltransferase, whose protein sequence is MDIALRPVHDSDLPVFYRQMNDPESLRMAAFTPQDPADRDAFDARWKRVRASSDVVPRTILADGDVVGSAAVYGEPGEREVTYWIDRAYWGRGIATAALRDLLAEVPERPLYARAAADNAGSRRVLEKCGFRVTANARGYAHARGEDTDEVVLTLTG, encoded by the coding sequence ATGGACATCGCGCTCCGCCCGGTCCACGACAGCGACCTGCCGGTCTTCTACCGGCAGATGAACGACCCCGAGTCCCTGCGGATGGCCGCGTTCACCCCCCAGGACCCTGCCGACCGTGACGCCTTCGACGCCCGCTGGAAGCGCGTCCGCGCCTCGTCCGACGTGGTGCCGCGCACGATCCTCGCGGACGGCGATGTCGTGGGCAGCGCCGCGGTGTACGGGGAGCCGGGCGAGCGCGAGGTCACCTACTGGATCGACCGTGCGTACTGGGGCCGGGGCATCGCGACGGCCGCGCTGCGGGACCTGCTGGCCGAGGTGCCCGAACGCCCGCTGTACGCGCGGGCGGCGGCCGACAACGCGGGATCGCGGCGGGTTCTGGAGAAGTGCGGGTTCCGGGTCACCGCGAACGCCCGGGGGTACGCGCACGCGCGCGGCGAGGACACGGACGAGGTCGTACTCACCCTGACGGGCTGA
- the ectB gene encoding diaminobutyrate--2-oxoglutarate transaminase gives MTIIQPDLSVFETLESEVRSYCRSWPTVFDRARGSRMFDEDGHEYLDFFAGAGSLNYGHNNPVLKRALIDYLERDGVTHGLDMSTTAKRAFLEAFQNLVLRPRDLPYKVMFPGPTGTNAVESALKLARKVKGREAIVSFTNAFHGMSLGSLAVTGNAFKRAGAGIPLVHGTPMPFDNYFDGQMPDFLWFERLLEDQGSGLNQPAAVIVETVQGEGGINVARPEWLRALADLCRRRDMLLIVDDIQMGCGRTGAFFSFEEAGIVPDIVTVSKSISGYGLPMSLCLFKPELDIWEPGEHNGTFRGNNPAFVTAAAALETYWSDGSAMEKQTRARGEQIEQALISLTEENLADVKEYRGRGLVWGLEFHEKERAGRVAQRAFELGLLIETSGPESEVVKLLPALTITPDELDEGLRTLARAVRETV, from the coding sequence GTGACCATCATCCAGCCCGACCTGAGCGTCTTCGAGACCCTGGAGTCGGAGGTGCGCAGCTACTGCCGCAGCTGGCCCACCGTCTTCGACCGGGCCCGGGGCAGCCGGATGTTCGACGAGGACGGACACGAGTACCTCGACTTCTTCGCCGGTGCGGGGTCCCTGAACTACGGGCACAACAACCCCGTACTCAAACGGGCCCTCATCGACTACCTGGAGCGCGACGGCGTCACCCACGGCCTCGACATGTCGACGACCGCCAAGCGCGCCTTCCTGGAGGCCTTCCAGAACCTCGTCCTACGGCCGCGCGACCTGCCGTACAAGGTCATGTTCCCGGGGCCGACGGGCACCAACGCCGTCGAGTCCGCGCTGAAGCTGGCGCGGAAGGTGAAGGGGCGCGAGGCGATCGTGTCCTTCACCAACGCCTTCCACGGGATGTCGCTGGGCTCGCTCGCCGTGACCGGGAACGCCTTCAAGCGGGCCGGTGCCGGGATTCCGCTCGTGCACGGGACCCCGATGCCGTTCGACAACTACTTCGACGGCCAGATGCCGGACTTCCTCTGGTTCGAGCGGCTGCTCGAGGACCAGGGGTCGGGGCTCAACCAGCCCGCCGCGGTCATTGTCGAGACCGTGCAGGGCGAGGGCGGCATCAACGTCGCCCGGCCCGAGTGGCTGCGCGCCCTCGCCGACCTGTGCCGGCGGCGCGACATGCTGCTCATCGTCGACGACATCCAGATGGGCTGCGGACGGACGGGAGCGTTCTTCTCCTTCGAGGAGGCGGGGATCGTGCCCGACATCGTGACCGTGTCCAAGTCCATCAGCGGGTACGGACTGCCCATGTCGCTGTGCCTGTTCAAGCCCGAGCTGGACATCTGGGAGCCGGGCGAGCACAACGGCACGTTCCGCGGCAACAACCCCGCGTTCGTCACCGCCGCCGCGGCCCTGGAGACGTACTGGTCCGACGGGTCCGCCATGGAGAAGCAGACCCGTGCCCGCGGCGAGCAGATCGAGCAGGCGCTGATCTCCCTCACCGAGGAGAACCTCGCCGACGTGAAGGAGTACCGGGGCCGCGGCCTCGTCTGGGGCCTTGAGTTCCACGAGAAGGAGCGTGCGGGGCGCGTCGCGCAGCGCGCCTTCGAACTCGGGCTCCTCATCGAGACCTCCGGCCCGGAGAGCGAGGTCGTGAAACTCCTCCCCGCGCTCACCATCACCCCCGACGAGCTCGACGAGGGCCTGCGCACCCTCGCCCGAGCCGTACGCGAAACCGTCTGA
- a CDS encoding IclR family transcriptional regulator — protein sequence MSAGETGGGAQVKSAVRTVELLEYFAGRPGMHSLAAVQEAVGYPKSSLYMLLRTLVELGWVETDATGTRYGIGVRALLVGTSYIDGDEVVAAARPTLDRLSDDTTETIHLARLDGTNVVYLATRQSQHYLRPFTRVGRRLPAHSTSLGKALLATHTDEQVRKMLPETLPALTEHTITDREKLIEELHQVREQGFAVDREENTLGLRCFGVAIPYRTPARDAISCSVPVARLTPAHEQMVKDALFDARDRLTLATRRL from the coding sequence ATGTCGGCAGGCGAGACAGGCGGCGGAGCGCAGGTCAAGTCCGCGGTACGGACTGTGGAATTGCTCGAGTACTTCGCGGGCCGGCCCGGTATGCACTCCCTGGCCGCGGTCCAGGAGGCCGTCGGTTATCCGAAATCCAGCCTCTACATGCTGCTGCGCACCCTCGTGGAGCTCGGCTGGGTCGAGACGGACGCGACGGGCACGCGGTACGGCATCGGCGTACGGGCGCTGCTGGTCGGCACCTCGTACATCGACGGCGACGAGGTGGTCGCCGCGGCCCGCCCCACCCTGGACCGGCTCTCCGACGACACCACGGAGACCATCCACCTGGCGCGCCTGGACGGCACGAACGTCGTGTACCTGGCCACCCGCCAGTCGCAGCACTACCTGCGCCCCTTCACCCGGGTGGGCCGCCGGCTCCCCGCGCACTCGACCTCGCTCGGCAAGGCGCTGCTCGCCACCCACACCGACGAGCAGGTCCGCAAGATGCTGCCCGAGACGCTCCCCGCCCTGACCGAGCACACGATCACCGACCGGGAGAAGCTCATCGAGGAGCTGCACCAGGTCCGGGAGCAGGGCTTCGCCGTGGATCGTGAGGAGAACACGCTCGGGCTGCGCTGCTTCGGCGTCGCGATCCCCTACCGCACCCCCGCCCGGGACGCGATCAGCTGCTCGGTCCCGGTGGCCCGGCTCACTCCCGCGCACGAGCAGATGGTCAAGGACGCCCTGTTCGACGCCCGTGACCGGCTGACACTCGCCACCCGGAGGCTCTGA
- a CDS encoding DUF1349 domain-containing protein — protein MDVELPELPFPLRTYGPDGHWSHEDGILTGWAGPRQDRFVPPTDEALDPASDAPRLLGAPEGDFQLIARVTVGFGAAFDAGVLYVHVGERAWAKLCLENSPDVPTVCTVVTRGHSDDANSFTVDGSSVWLRISRTGRAFAFHASRDGKRWTFIRLFTLGDEKETSAALVGFMTQSPMGEGCVVTYDGIEFRPNWPQDLRDGS, from the coding sequence ATGGACGTCGAACTTCCCGAACTTCCCTTTCCTCTGCGTACCTACGGGCCTGACGGGCACTGGTCGCACGAGGACGGGATACTCACCGGCTGGGCCGGCCCCCGCCAGGACCGTTTCGTGCCGCCCACCGACGAGGCACTGGACCCCGCCTCCGACGCGCCCCGCCTTCTCGGCGCGCCGGAGGGGGACTTCCAGCTGATCGCCCGCGTCACGGTCGGCTTCGGCGCGGCCTTCGACGCGGGGGTCCTCTACGTCCATGTGGGGGAGCGGGCCTGGGCGAAGCTCTGCCTGGAGAACTCCCCGGACGTGCCCACCGTCTGCACGGTGGTCACCCGGGGGCACTCCGACGACGCCAACTCCTTCACCGTGGACGGCAGTTCCGTCTGGCTGCGGATCAGCCGCACGGGGCGGGCCTTCGCCTTCCACGCCTCCCGCGACGGCAAGCGCTGGACCTTCATCCGGCTCTTCACCCTGGGCGACGAGAAGGAGACGTCCGCCGCGCTCGTCGGTTTCATGACGCAGTCGCCGATGGGGGAGGGGTGCGTGGTGACGTACGACGGCATCGAGTTCCGCCCGAACTGGCCCCAGGACCTGAGAGACGGCAGCTGA
- the ectA gene encoding diaminobutyrate acetyltransferase, whose protein sequence is MTAAQADLQAEFLEMPEGLRIDRPKVADGAALWHIAKDSGTLDLNSSYSYLLWCRDFAGTSAVARDADGVPVGFVTGYVRPERPGTLLVWQVAVDAAHRGRGLAAALLDGLTARVTEQRTITAVETTITPGNTASERLFTSYARRHGASVEREVLFETGQFPDGPHDPEVLYRIGPLPG, encoded by the coding sequence ATGACCGCCGCACAAGCAGACCTGCAAGCGGAATTCCTGGAAATGCCGGAGGGCCTTCGGATCGACCGTCCGAAGGTGGCGGACGGAGCCGCGCTCTGGCATATCGCCAAGGACTCCGGAACCCTCGACCTGAACTCCTCGTACAGCTATCTGCTGTGGTGCCGTGACTTCGCCGGCACGTCGGCGGTGGCGCGCGACGCGGACGGCGTGCCCGTCGGCTTCGTCACCGGGTACGTCCGGCCCGAGCGCCCGGGCACCCTGCTCGTGTGGCAGGTGGCCGTCGACGCCGCCCACCGCGGACGCGGACTGGCCGCGGCCCTGCTCGACGGGCTGACCGCGCGGGTCACGGAGCAGCGGACGATCACCGCCGTCGAGACCACGATCACGCCCGGCAACACCGCCTCCGAGCGCCTGTTCACCTCGTACGCGCGCCGCCACGGCGCGAGCGTCGAGCGCGAAGTGCTGTTCGAGACAGGGCAGTTCCCGGACGGACCGCACGACCCCGAAGTGCTCTACCGGATCGGTCCGCTCCCCGGCTGA
- a CDS encoding ectoine synthase, whose product MIVRSFKDIEGTDRHVKAATGTWESKRIVLAKEKVGFSLHETVLYAGTETSMWYANHIEAVLCVAGEAELTNDETGETHWITPGTMYLLDGHERHTMRPKTDFRCVCVFNPPVTGREDHDENGVYPLLTEPEEV is encoded by the coding sequence GTGATAGTCCGTTCGTTCAAGGACATCGAAGGCACCGACCGGCATGTGAAGGCCGCGACGGGTACCTGGGAGAGCAAGCGCATCGTCCTCGCCAAGGAGAAGGTGGGCTTCTCCCTCCACGAGACGGTCCTGTACGCGGGTACGGAGACGTCGATGTGGTACGCGAACCACATCGAGGCCGTGCTCTGCGTGGCGGGCGAGGCCGAGCTGACCAACGACGAGACCGGTGAGACGCACTGGATCACGCCGGGCACGATGTACCTGCTCGACGGCCACGAGCGCCACACCATGCGCCCCAAGACCGACTTCCGGTGCGTCTGCGTCTTCAATCCGCCCGTCACCGGACGGGAGGACCACGACGAGAACGGCGTCTACCCGCTGCTCACCGAACCCGAGGAGGTCTGA
- a CDS encoding aldehyde dehydrogenase (NADP(+)), giving the protein MAAAPVWSVDPRTGKQREQVAVEATAQEVDEAVRAAHTARGALADRTVRAAFLRTAADLLEAAKEQLVEAADAETALGPVRLTGELARTCYQLRAFGGIVDEGAFLDVVINHPDDTATPPIPDLRRYKVPLGVVAVYSASNFPFAFSVAGGDTASALAAGCPVVVKAHPDHPALSELVAAVLRRAAAQHDIPGGVVGLVHGFEAGVELVKHPLVAAAGFTGSIRGGRALFDAAAARPVPIPFHGELGSLNPVVITEAAAAERAEAIGAGLAGSMTLGVGQFCVKPGLVLAPAGAAGDRLVKSLTDAVSDTDAGVLLDHRMRDNFIAGVAERAGLPGVETPVTPGSGGEHTVSPGFLTVPAQKLATEGEHDLLLEECFGPLTVVARYEDESEASAVLSRLPGNLTATVQLSTEEAAGEGRGAEILAELTPLAGRVLVNGWPTGVAVAPAQHHGGPYPATTSTSTSVGGTAIERWLRPVAYQNAPEALLPAELRDDNPLGLPRRYDGRLER; this is encoded by the coding sequence GTGGCAGCAGCACCAGTCTGGAGTGTCGACCCCCGTACCGGGAAGCAGCGCGAGCAGGTTGCGGTGGAGGCCACGGCCCAGGAGGTCGACGAGGCCGTCCGCGCCGCGCACACCGCCCGGGGAGCCCTCGCCGACCGCACGGTGCGCGCGGCCTTCCTGAGGACCGCCGCGGACCTGCTCGAAGCGGCCAAGGAACAGCTCGTCGAGGCCGCCGACGCCGAGACCGCGCTCGGCCCGGTCCGGCTCACCGGCGAACTCGCCCGCACCTGCTACCAGCTGCGGGCCTTCGGCGGCATCGTCGACGAGGGCGCGTTCCTCGACGTCGTCATCAACCACCCCGACGACACGGCGACCCCGCCGATCCCGGACCTGCGCCGCTACAAGGTGCCGCTGGGCGTCGTCGCCGTCTACTCCGCCTCGAACTTCCCCTTCGCCTTCTCCGTCGCGGGCGGCGACACCGCGAGCGCGCTGGCGGCCGGCTGCCCGGTCGTGGTCAAGGCCCATCCCGACCACCCGGCGCTCTCCGAGCTGGTCGCGGCCGTGCTGCGCCGGGCCGCCGCCCAGCACGACATCCCGGGCGGTGTCGTCGGCCTCGTGCACGGCTTCGAGGCGGGCGTCGAACTCGTCAAGCACCCGCTGGTCGCGGCGGCCGGGTTCACCGGTTCCATCCGTGGCGGACGTGCCCTCTTCGACGCGGCGGCCGCGCGCCCCGTGCCGATCCCCTTCCACGGCGAGCTGGGCTCTCTCAACCCCGTCGTGATCACCGAGGCCGCGGCGGCCGAACGCGCCGAGGCGATCGGCGCCGGGCTCGCGGGCTCGATGACGCTGGGCGTCGGCCAGTTCTGCGTGAAGCCGGGCCTGGTCCTGGCGCCCGCGGGCGCGGCGGGCGACCGCCTGGTGAAGTCCCTGACCGACGCCGTCAGCGACACCGACGCGGGCGTCCTCCTGGACCACCGCATGCGCGACAACTTCATCGCGGGTGTCGCCGAGCGCGCCGGGCTTCCCGGCGTCGAGACCCCGGTGACCCCGGGCTCGGGCGGCGAGCACACGGTGAGCCCCGGCTTCCTGACCGTGCCCGCGCAGAAGCTCGCCACCGAGGGCGAGCACGACCTGCTCCTGGAGGAGTGCTTCGGCCCGCTCACGGTCGTCGCCCGTTACGAGGACGAGTCCGAGGCCAGCGCGGTCCTCTCCCGCCTTCCCGGCAACCTCACCGCGACCGTGCAGCTGTCGACGGAGGAGGCGGCGGGCGAAGGCCGCGGCGCGGAGATCCTCGCCGAGCTGACCCCGCTCGCCGGGCGCGTGCTGGTCAACGGCTGGCCCACCGGTGTCGCCGTGGCCCCCGCCCAGCACCACGGCGGTCCCTACCCGGCGACGACCTCGACCTCGACGTCGGTCGGCGGTACGGCGATCGAACGCTGGCTGCGGCCGGTGGCGTACCAGAACGCGCCGGAGGCGCTGCTGCCGGCGGAGCTGCGGGACGACAACCCGCTGGGGTTGCCGCGACGCTACGACGGTCGTCTGGAGCGGTAG
- a CDS encoding peptidoglycan D,D-transpeptidase FtsI family protein: MNKTIRRAAVFTLLLVLSLLVRATWVQFYDGKALADNKSNRRNAIEQYANPLGNIIVAGRAITGSAQTKGSDLKYKRTYTDGSLYAAVTGYSSQVFGATQLEGVYKNLLDGTDTQLKNPLDTITNKRASPGDVVTTIDPDVQKAAYAALGSKKGGAVAIDPTNGKILAVVSTPSYDPSQLSAGDSAAWTKLTKDADKPMTNRALRQPLPPGSTFKLVVAAAALEDGLYKNVDTGTDSPNPYTLPNTTTDLSNESASAPCKDASIRVALQYSCNNVFAKMAVDLGQDKVKAMAEKFGFNDSSQDVPVRAYPSVYPSNMDKSSTALTGIGQYDVTATPLQMAMVSAAIANGGKLVSPHMVSQTSDASGNEVKNYDDSTQTKEIVSSTTAEQLQSAMQTVVTEGTGTNAKISGATVGGKTGTAQHGEKNSKTPYAWFTSYAKSDSNGKEVAVAVIVEQSDAARSEVSGNGLAAPVAKAMMRAALKN, encoded by the coding sequence ATGAACAAGACGATCAGGCGTGCCGCCGTCTTCACTCTGCTGCTCGTGCTCTCCCTGCTGGTCAGGGCGACCTGGGTGCAGTTCTACGACGGCAAGGCACTCGCGGACAACAAGAGCAACCGACGGAACGCGATCGAGCAGTACGCGAACCCGCTCGGGAACATCATCGTGGCCGGCCGGGCGATCACCGGCTCCGCGCAGACGAAGGGCAGCGACCTCAAGTACAAGCGGACGTACACCGACGGCAGTCTGTACGCGGCGGTCACGGGCTACAGCTCCCAGGTGTTCGGGGCGACCCAGCTGGAGGGCGTCTACAAGAATCTGCTGGACGGCACGGACACCCAGCTGAAGAACCCCCTCGACACGATCACCAACAAGCGCGCCAGCCCTGGTGACGTGGTCACGACCATCGACCCGGACGTGCAGAAGGCGGCGTACGCGGCGCTCGGCAGCAAGAAGGGCGGGGCCGTCGCGATCGACCCGACGAACGGCAAGATCCTCGCGGTCGTCTCCACTCCGTCGTACGACCCCTCGCAGCTGAGCGCCGGCGACTCCGCCGCCTGGACGAAGCTGACGAAGGACGCGGACAAGCCGATGACCAACCGGGCGCTGCGCCAGCCGCTGCCCCCTGGGTCGACGTTCAAGCTGGTGGTCGCGGCGGCGGCGCTGGAGGACGGGCTGTACAAGAACGTGGACACCGGCACGGACAGCCCGAACCCGTACACACTGCCGAACACAACGACCGATCTGTCGAACGAGAGCGCCTCCGCGCCCTGCAAGGACGCCTCGATCCGGGTAGCGCTCCAGTACTCGTGCAACAACGTCTTCGCGAAGATGGCTGTCGACCTCGGGCAGGACAAGGTCAAGGCGATGGCGGAGAAGTTCGGCTTCAACGACAGCTCGCAGGACGTGCCGGTACGGGCGTACCCGAGCGTCTACCCCTCGAACATGGACAAGTCGTCCACGGCGCTGACCGGCATCGGCCAGTACGACGTCACCGCGACCCCGCTGCAGATGGCCATGGTGTCGGCCGCCATCGCCAACGGCGGCAAGCTGGTCTCGCCGCACATGGTGTCGCAGACCAGTGACGCGAGCGGCAATGAGGTGAAGAACTACGACGACAGCACCCAGACCAAGGAGATCGTCAGCTCGACGACCGCCGAGCAACTCCAGTCCGCGATGCAGACGGTCGTCACCGAGGGCACGGGCACGAACGCGAAGATCTCCGGCGCGACCGTAGGCGGCAAGACGGGTACGGCCCAGCACGGCGAGAAGAACAGCAAGACTCCGTACGCCTGGTTCACCTCGTACGCGAAGTCCGACTCGAACGGCAAGGAGGTCGCCGTGGCGGTCATCGTCGAGCAGTCCGACGCGGCGAGGTCCGAGGTCAGCGGCAACGGCCTGGCGGCACCGGTGGCCAAGGCCATGATGCGGGCGGCGCTGAAGAACTGA
- a CDS encoding DsbA family oxidoreductase, with protein MRVEIWSDIACPWCYVGKARFEKALDAFPHRDEVEVVHRSFELDPGRAKGDIQPVIKMLTKKYGMSEAQAQAGEENLGTQAAAEGLDYRTRDRDHGNTFDMHRLLHFAKERGRQDELIGLLYKANFAEERTVFNDDERLVELAVAAGLDADASREVLADPKAYADEVRADEREAAELGANGVPFFVLDRKYGVSGAQPAEVFAQALTQAWGERPPLKLIQDGSAGAEACGPDGCAVPQP; from the coding sequence ATGCGCGTCGAGATCTGGTCTGATATCGCTTGTCCCTGGTGTTATGTCGGAAAGGCCCGTTTCGAGAAGGCGCTCGACGCCTTCCCGCACCGTGACGAGGTCGAGGTCGTGCACCGCTCCTTCGAGCTGGACCCCGGTCGCGCCAAGGGCGACATCCAGCCCGTGATCAAGATGCTGACCAAGAAGTACGGCATGAGCGAGGCGCAGGCGCAGGCCGGCGAGGAGAACCTGGGCACGCAGGCCGCCGCCGAGGGCCTGGACTACCGCACCCGGGACCGCGACCACGGCAACACCTTCGACATGCACCGTCTCCTCCACTTCGCCAAGGAGCGGGGCCGCCAGGACGAGCTGATCGGCCTGCTGTACAAGGCGAACTTCGCCGAGGAGCGGACCGTCTTCAACGACGACGAGCGGCTCGTCGAGCTGGCCGTCGCCGCCGGGCTCGACGCCGACGCGTCCCGCGAGGTGCTGGCCGACCCGAAGGCGTACGCCGACGAGGTGCGCGCCGACGAGCGCGAGGCCGCCGAGCTCGGCGCGAACGGCGTGCCGTTCTTCGTCCTGGACCGCAAGTACGGCGTCTCCGGCGCCCAGCCCGCCGAGGTCTTCGCACAGGCCCTGACCCAGGCGTGGGGCGAGCGCCCGCCGCTGAAGCTGATCCAGGACGGTTCCGCCGGCGCGGAGGCCTGCGGCCCGGACGGATGTGCCGTACCGCAGCCGTAA